In Rhinolophus sinicus isolate RSC01 linkage group LG01, ASM3656204v1, whole genome shotgun sequence, the genomic stretch CTGCAGAGTGCTGGGCCTGCCCTCGGGTGGGGCGGGAGGGCTTTCAGGCCCCTCGTGTGGTCCTCACGTCTCTAGGGCAGCTGCCCCCCCGCATGAGTCATTGATAATCTCAGTCCCTTGAGGATGTCACATTGAGTCTGGGCCAAGGGCTGGAGGCCCTAAACGAGCAATGGCGGGATGACATGATGACACCTACAGTGGGCACAGTGGGAGGGCGTCTCCAGGAAGTGACCCTGGAGGGAGAAGGCACCTGGCAGTGCTATGGGCCGGCAAGCCTGAGCAGAGAGAACAGGCCTTGGCACCTGAGGCCACGGCAGCCCAGCGTGGCTTCCGTTGGAGGCTGGTGGATCTCGGCTCCTGGACTCCTGCCCACCGCAGCTGGCCTCGCAGGCTCCCAGGGGCCCCATGTCACTTCCACATGGCTGCTGAGCCTGGCCAGCTTTCATTGGCCTCCGTGCATAAGCACCCACCTGTCCCTGTTGGGTCAGCTATACCATCTCTGTGCTTTTGGTGATGACACTCAgaggaagccttccctggccgCCTGGGGAGGGGTGGCTGGGATATGAGCAGCCCCTTCAGGGGCCGCCCAACACCCGGCTGTGTCCCATGGGTGGGGACCCTGTGCAGGTGTTCTGGGCAGGTGCCCTGAAGCCTGGCCCAACTGCCACAGTGTGTGGGGCGGTCAGGAGTACAGGGCCCCCAAGGCTTCAGGGCCACCTCCCCTGCCCAGGTCACTTCCAGCACCTGCTCAACGACTCGGAGCGGGCACTACAGGACACCTTTCCCAGCGCCTTTGGCGAGCTGTACACACAGAGCGCCAGGGCCTTCCGGGACCTGTACGCGGAGCTGCGTCTCTACTACCGCGGTGCCGACCTGCAGCTGGAGGACACACTGGCCGAGTTCTGGGCCCGCCTGCTCGAGCGCCTGTTCAGGCAGCCGCACCCCCAGCGCCAGCTGCCCGACGACTACTTGGACTGCCTGGGCAAGCAGGCCGAGGCGCTGCGGCCCTTCGGGGACGCCCCGCGCGAGCTGCGCCTGCGCGCCACCCGCGCCTTTGTGGCTGCTCGCACCTTCGTGCAGGGCCTGGGCGTGGCTGGCGACGTGCTCCGGAAGGTGGCCCAGGTGTGCACAGCTGCCCAGGGCTTTCAGAGCCCTCAGGGACCCCCGCCCAGCCCCCGCCACTGCAGACCCCAGCCCCCTGTGCATGGGCCTCTGCGCGCCTCCCGACCCTGGGCTCTGCCCAGGACCTTCAGACAGCACCTCAGGGTGTGAGTTCCACTCTGGGCCGCCCACCTGCTGTCCTGCCCAGTCCCCGGCCACGCCTGGTCTGGACAGGAGAAGAGAAGGGCCTGGGGCTGAACGCTGAGCCGGCTGCAGGGGTCAGGTGGACAGGAGATGAGAGACATGTCCTTGGAGGCTGGAGTAGGCAGGGGCCCGAGGCCATACAGGACAGCGGGGTGCCTCGCCCCATTGGGCAGCCTGTGTCAGACTCACCTGGTGACAGGTGTGAGAGGGCATCAGCCGCAGGCCCACAGCGCTGGCTGTGAGCCGCCTCCCCCTCCAGCTGCGATCCTTAGCAAGTGATCCCCAGCCCTGAGCCTCGTGTGCACGGCGGGTATAGTTATGGGTGGGTTTCCCTGGGAGGGTCAGTGACAGTGTGCCAGGAAGTCCCGGCACTGTGACCGTAGCGATTATTAGGGCGAGTGCCCCCAGGACTGGCAGGCCCACTTGGTTCTGAGAAGAGACAGGACCCCCTAGAAGGGCCAGGCCAGGTTCCACTGTGGATGGGAAGACCCGAGGCCACGTGACTTCTGTCCAGAGCCCCCACCCTGGGGCTCCCCGGGGACTGGGCACCGGCTATGAGGTGCTCAGGCTGCCTTGGCTCCCCAGGTTCCCCTGGGCCCCGAGTGCTCGCGGGCCGTCATGAAGCTGGTGTACTGTGCGCATTGCCTGGGGGTCCCCAGCGCCCGGCCCTGCCCAGACTACTGCCGCAATGTGTTCAAGGGCTGCCTGGCCAACCAGGCCGACCTGGACGCCGAGTGGAGGAACCTTCTGGGTGAGACCTCACTGCCACCACCCAGCAgggcagccaggcctggggccAGGGGACAAGGGTTCCTTGTGAATGTCTCAGGTGGGGTGTGGCGGGGGCAGCTGCCTGGGAGGGAGCCCGGGGGGTCAGTTCCTGTCCTTCCCCACTGAGCGAGTGCCCAGcatgcatactgtgtttccctgaaaataagccccggttaagatcgtcagccagacagacacatttagtacattatgacgatgttccagaagaagacatgactgtaattgaataaatgtagattgttatacatgaaaaaataagatatctcctgaaaataagccctaatggagcaaaaattaatataagacccggtcttcttttcaggggaacacggtacATGCCAACACATGTGTGACACATGACGGGCCCACATGAGCACATGCCAACATGCATGTGACATGGGGGCTGCCACAGGCATGAGCTAACATGTATGCTGCCGTGGTGGGTCAgctggtgtgtatgtgtgctgaCACCTTGTGGGCCACTGTGTGTGACATGTACACGTGCTGCCATGCGGTGGGTCAGCACCCCTGCACACCAGCACCTGTAAGTGCCGACACGTGCTGACACCGAGGGCCAACACACATGAACACGTGTCACGTGTGCATGTGATGGTGTGACGCGAGCCAGCCTGAAGACTTAGCATGTTGGTGGGCTGACATGCACACAGTGGGCCAGAAGCGCGTGCCGTCACGCGTGTGAGCTCACGTACACGTACACCACAGACATGCCCCCAAAACGAGTCAGTGAGCACATCATCAGCCCATAGGTGCTGACACGCGTGCAGGCTGTCATGGGTGGACCAGTGTGTTGCATGCGTGTGTCACATAAGGGGGCCAGCATGCAGACACACTAAATGCCCTCTGTGTCACGCCTATGCCAGACTCCATGGTGCTCATCACTGACAAGTTCTGGGGCCCGTCCGGCGCGGAGAGCGTCATCGGCAACGTGCACGTGTGGCTGGCGGAGGCCCTCAACGCCCTCCAGGACAACAGGGACACACTCACGACCAAGGTTTGGGCAGGAGGGTGCGGTGGGCATGGAGGCCTGTCCCAAACATGGTCTCATGCTCCCAGAACCCCTGTGGTCTCCACCCAGGTCATCCAGAGCTGCGGGAACCCCCAGGTGAACCCTCAGGGCCCCGGACCTGAGGAGAAGCGGCACCGAGGCAAGCTGGTCCTGCAGGAGAAGCCACCAACAGGCACATTGGAGAGGCTGGTGAGTGGCCCCGtgggggccaggccctgggcagggggcaggctgGGCCAGGGCAccctgggggagggcagggcagggcaggctgggcCAGGGCCTGACTGCTACCCACAGGTCTCTGAGGCCAAGGCCCAGCTCCGTGACGCCCAGGACTTCTGGATCAGTCTCCCAGGGACACTGTGCAGCGAGAAGATGGCCATGAGTGCTGCCAGTGACGACCGCTGCTGGAACGGGATGGCCAAGGGCCGGTAGGTGCCCCCTGGCTGACCGCAGACCATCCCCCTTTTGAGGTCTCAGCTTGTGGCCCCGGGTGCTGTGTGCACAGGACCATGTGTGACAGACACACAGCAGGACAGAGCCGGGATGAGGCCCAGATCCTcaccctctccccgcccccacagcACGCCCCACCCCCGTGTGCCCCACCCCACTGTCATGGGGCCTACGTGGGCTCCCATCAGGCCTGTCACTGCCCAGGCGAGAGAAGGGCAGTGGGAGGGCAGTGCCCCTTTGCAGTGACTGGCGCAGTCACCCAGGACCCGCCCTTGGCCGCAGGTACCTCCCCGAGGTGATGGGCGACGGCCTGGCCAACCAGATCAACAACCCCGAGGTGGAGGTGGACATCACCAAGCCCGACATGACCATCCGCCAGCAGATCATGCAGCTGAAGATCATGACCAACCGGCTGCGGAGCGCTTACAACGGCGAGGACTCGGACTTCCAGGACGCCAGTGAGACCTGGGCCCCGGGCCGGGTGCGGGCCCCGCAGGGGTGCAGGGCCGGGGCCGCCCAAGCCCCTGAGGGCACTGCTGTTGCCCAGGCTCCCCCACGGTCCCCgagcacagttgagacctggccAGGATGTTCATCCAGCCTTGGCAAAGCCAGGGAGTGCCGGTCCCCGGGGGTCAGGGTGCTGTGGTGAGGGTGGCGCGTGGGAGGCCCACACACAGGGACACTGCACTCAGGGTCCCCAGAGCTGAGTGGGCCTGCCCGAGcctcctctgctccccaggtgacgATGGCAGCGGCTCAGGCAGTGGTGATGGCTGCCCTGAGGATATCTGCGGCCGGAGAAGCAACAGGAAGAGCTCCAGCTCACGGACGCCCCTGACCCATGCCCTCCCTGGCTTGTCGGAGCGGGAGGGGCAGAAGACCTCGGGCGCGGCCCACTGCCCCCAGGCCTGCACAGCCCTCCTGCTCCTGTCCCTGGTCCTCTCAGCGGCCAGGCCCCGGTGGCGGTAACCACCCCCGGCCCCAGGGACGAGACCAAGGACTGACCTTGCCAAACGTAAAACAGACGATATTTAACTCCCCTCGGCCTGGAGGCCGCAGACAGGGCAGGGAGGGCCAGGGAAGGAGGGCTGCTCAGAGACTGCACTGGCGTGCGGCTCGTGCTGCCGGCCCCCCAGGCCTGGCCTTGCTGTCACCCTGGCTCTTACTTCTGTATGAGGCCCTCAGGTCAGCTGGGAATAATGTCCCCAAAAGCCATGTATTTCAGGGACCTTGGGGATGGATGCTGGTGGCCGCCCTCTGCCTGCCCGCCTGCCTCTCGCCCCAGCTCCCTGCAGCATCACAGCAGCAGTGCCTGGGAGGCGCCCTGCAAGGAGGTGCCCTGAGCAGTGTCCCCTGGACAGCACGAGCGAGCCTGtgccttcctctcctgccttctcctGCTGAGAACTAGGGGCTCCCAATCCTCAGTGCCCCGAGAACCCCTGAGAGGGTGTTGGGGTTTCTGCCATCCAGGGCCTTCGCAGGGCCTTTGAGATTATGCATGAACCCTTCATATGCAGCCAGGCCCCCTACCCTGTGATGCTGCCAGCTCCCAAAGCCCCTGTGTCGGGTGAGAACCTGGCTGGCGAGGTGGGCCCTCCAGACCTTGCCAAAGACCAGCAGCGAGGGACCTGGGTGCAGCCGGCATGCACGCACCCAGGCTTTGCCCTCAGCTgtctggggtggggtggctgcTCCTGGCTGTCCCAGGAGAGCAGGCCCAGGCATCCCCTTCGCAGGGAGCCAGGTCCATGGCCTGCACAGGACCTACAGGGAGGAGCAGCCTGGCCACTGTCCTCCCTCCTgtcatcccccccaccccagacccaggTCCCAGCTCAGGATGACACAGGTCAGGGCTGTGGTGACCCATGGCTGTCACCTGGCCACAGGGATGCTGGGCGCCTGGTGAAACTTCAGCTCAGGGCCAGTGAGTCCTGGCACCACAAGCCAGAGGGACGCCTGGTCCCTTCCTTGACCCTGCCCCCTGCAGGGAGCCAGGGGGGCTTTGCCAGTTAAGGGCTTTTCCAGACATGCAGACATTTACAAATGCCTCATCCTTGCTGCCTGAGAGCCGCTTCCTCAGCTCCTCCAAAACAGCCTTACAGGGACCTgggccccagctgctgccagTCCTGGGGAGGGGTTCAGGCGGGGTCGTGGTCCTGGAGGTCCGGGGGACGCCAAGCCAGCGTGGGCAGGACAGTGGTCTTAAACAGCACTGGGCCCCTGAGAAGGCCACTTGGTGTAGCTCTGGTTTTCCTCGTGGGGTGGGGATGCCTCCGGCCACTGGTCAGGACCCCTGGCATGGCCCTCGCATGTGTTGGCTCCAGGGCCCCCAGCCTGTGGCTCCCCGAGGCAGCCCAGTCCTACAGGCAGGCACACCCACCCCATGATGGCCCCGCTAGTGTCGGACTGGGGGCCAAGCCTGGGGCCTCCTTCCCTGTGGGCGAGGGCCAGCTGGACTCTCAGCGAGTGGGGTGCCAGGATGGCAGCACTTGTGCTGCTCAGGGATGGCCCCAAGGGGGTCTGTGCTCTGGTCCCGCCCTCCGTGCATCTCTGCAAGGGGCGGCCCTGCTGGTCACTGGCCAGGCAGCGGCCAGGCCTGTGTCCTGCCACACGGGGTCAGCAGGTGACGTGTATTCTCTGAGTCCTCGTATGAATAAAAGGCTGGAGACTTCATGTGGCTGCGTAACCCCTCCCTGTGCATCCTGGCAGCGAGCCTGTGCCCGAGGGCCGTGCACAGCAGGGCACAGTGTCCAGCTTGTCGGGAGGTGTCCCCGTTGCACCCAGCGGCATGGCCCCAAGGCTGCTGAGTGCTGACTTGGTGCCCTGGAGAAGGAAAAGGCCAGGGTCTCCTACCATCCACCCCTGCTCTGCTCTGGACACACGTGGGGGACGATCCCAGTTCCTGCCAGGTACCCTCAGTCATGCCTAGGAGGCCAGAGCATGGGGCCCAGCGTTGTCCTGAGGTGGGGCCTGGCGGGATGTCCTGACGGTCCACTCTGGCCCAGAGCCCTGCCTGCCGCACCCAGCACCTCCCCAGAGCGGGgcccctgccccagccacccTGTCTCCCCAAGTAGAGACTGCCACGTGACCCGTGGGGCAAAGCTGCCAGCCCCATcttcagcctcctccctgggatGCCATTGAGTGCAGTGCTTGGCTCCTTAGCCAGAGGCTGGCGGCCAACACGGACACCAGCCGCCAAAGGGTCACTTTTATTTGGACATTGTGGCCTGTACCCTTTACCACAGGCTCTATCACCCGGGCCCCCCGAGTGCGAGAAGCAGGGCCTCAGCACAGGCGGGCAGTGTGCCCCAGGAGGAAGAACTTGCGTCCTCAGAGGGGCTCCCCGAAGCGTTGCAGGTCCCGACGGGTGCGGCCCAGCAGGGCCTACAGCTCACCATGCCGCACGTCTGGTCAGGCATGGCAGTGCCGATGGCCGGTGGCACAGCTCCCCCTTCCCTGGGCGGCAGCGGCTCACTCATCACTATAGTTGGAGTAAAtgagcttctgtccctgtggcaGCTCAGCGCTTGCAGGCACCTGGGAGGTGCCCAGACGCTTCAGGGGCTTCTGGACATTGTCTCTGGACAGAGGCAAAGACATTTTCCCTGTCGGGGAAGGGAGGGCATGGGTGAGGCGGGAATCCGGCACAGGACAGCCCACAGACCCACCTTGGGGGCCTCCCGGCCTTGCCCTGGGAACATGGACCCTGCCTGCTCTGGGCCCTCCAGACCAGCCCTGAGCTCCAAGCCCTGCCCGCCCAGGGCTCTCAGTCCCGTTCATTCCTCACAGGAGTCCGGGAAGCCACAGCCGTCCTGAGGACCCACACTGGTGGCCAGAGAGCGGCCAGAGCCACAGGCAGCCCCCAGTGGACGGCCCAGGCAGGTGCACGCATGCAAGTATGCACACAGATCCATCTGTCTGTGCACATACCCTGCTCCCCTCCAGGTGACACTGAGCATTCCTCTACCTGGAGACAACCTCTGTCCAGAAATGATATTTACAATCAAAGCGCTAGCTCGAGTCCCGGATGGAGAACCGATCCCCCCAACTCAGTCCCTAGTGAGTGGTGGAAGGACAAGAAGCAGGCGTCTGTGCTCCTGCTGGAAACCGAGGACAGGTGGCAAGTCACATGTCAGGGCCACCAAAGATGGGGGCAGAGCCAGAGGAGGTGACGATGGGATCTCAGGAGACCCTGGCAGGCCCTCCACCAACTCTGCACAGATGGGATCCCTCCCAGACAGGACTCCACTCCCAAAGTGAAACCTCGGTGACCATAAACATTTCCCTCTTGTGTGGCCTGCGACGGTGAGCAGCAGCCTTCCTGGTTTCCAGCATAAACCTGAACTGGGGGAGCAGAAACGAGCCAGCAAGCTAAAATTACGCCACGGCCCAGGGCCAGGTCAACCGCCTCAGCGTGAGaacaagaaatggaagaaaacaatagGAAACATCCAGTCGAAGAGGTCACAGCCTGGCACACTCAGCAGACAGGTCAAGATGCTGAC encodes the following:
- the GPC1 gene encoding glypican-1 isoform X2 — encoded protein: MEENLANRSRAELEAALLDSGRALQATLAAQLRGFDSHFQHLLNDSERALQDTFPSAFGELYTQSARAFRDLYAELRLYYRGADLQLEDTLAEFWARLLERLFRQPHPQRQLPDDYLDCLGKQAEALRPFGDAPRELRLRATRAFVAARTFVQGLGVAGDVLRKVAQVPLGPECSRAVMKLVYCAHCLGVPSARPCPDYCRNVFKGCLANQADLDAEWRNLLDSMVLITDKFWGPSGAESVIGNVHVWLAEALNALQDNRDTLTTKVIQSCGNPQVNPQGPGPEEKRHRGKLVLQEKPPTGTLERLVSEAKAQLRDAQDFWISLPGTLCSEKMAMSAASDDRCWNGMAKGRYLPEVMGDGLANQINNPEVEVDITKPDMTIRQQIMQLKIMTNRLRSAYNGEDSDFQDASDDGSGSGSGDGCPEDICGRRSNRKSSSSRTPLTHALPGLSEREGQKTSGAAHCPQACTALLLLSLVLSAARPRWR
- the GPC1 gene encoding glypican-1 isoform X1: MELGAGGWWLLCAAAALAACARGDPASKSRSCSEVRQIYGAKGFSLSDVPQAEISGEHLRICSQGYTCCTSEMEENLANRSRAELEAALLDSGRALQATLAAQLRGFDSHFQHLLNDSERALQDTFPSAFGELYTQSARAFRDLYAELRLYYRGADLQLEDTLAEFWARLLERLFRQPHPQRQLPDDYLDCLGKQAEALRPFGDAPRELRLRATRAFVAARTFVQGLGVAGDVLRKVAQVPLGPECSRAVMKLVYCAHCLGVPSARPCPDYCRNVFKGCLANQADLDAEWRNLLDSMVLITDKFWGPSGAESVIGNVHVWLAEALNALQDNRDTLTTKVIQSCGNPQVNPQGPGPEEKRHRGKLVLQEKPPTGTLERLVSEAKAQLRDAQDFWISLPGTLCSEKMAMSAASDDRCWNGMAKGRYLPEVMGDGLANQINNPEVEVDITKPDMTIRQQIMQLKIMTNRLRSAYNGEDSDFQDASDDGSGSGSGDGCPEDICGRRSNRKSSSSRTPLTHALPGLSEREGQKTSGAAHCPQACTALLLLSLVLSAARPRWR